The nucleotide sequence CTCTCTGTGTTCATGTGAACGTATATATTCAGTAATGTCAAAATCATTACTCCCACTTTTCCAATATAACCTCAACACAAAAATTGTCAAGACATCAGTTAATGATCAAAACTTATTAACCACAACCATCTTATATCAGAACAACATATTCAATAGTTCATAACAATGTATCTAAGCTCAAAAGTAAACCAAGACGTCTACTCCCACTCATATAGCCACCAAATCTTTTGGATAATAAAAACTTAACCTCACATACAACTTACCCATGCATTTTAAAGTATTGAACTTAAGAATTTTTTCTGTTACATCGCAGAATTAACTCAAAAGTCACAACATACTTAATTTGCACATTGTAATTATGTGAACCAATATagcaaaaaccaaaccaatttgCTCCCACTTATCTAGGCTATACTTAACACAAACAAGTTAAGTATAAGTTAATATCAACTATATTAACTAACAGTCATTGCAATACACTGAATGTCTTATCAATGTGATCAATTGCCGCAACCAATATGCAAACAAATTTCATGATCACATTCATCCAATTTGTATTTACAACAATGTGATTTTACTTGACCAGAACAAACACATAAATTGATTTGCTCCCACTATATCAAGTTAAGTTTAGTTCCAGCAAATAGCACTAAACTTGTCATTACTTaaacaaattaagtaacatAAATAATTACCAATTGCTTCAATAAAACCATAGTCTGGTTTTCAAGCATCCATAAGAATTATAATGGCCGGCCTAAATAACCTTATGCTTACATTCGAACATATGATTCTCCCACTTAAGCATAAGCAAAATGTACTGCACAGCCAATAAAGAAACCGGATATATGAACCAATTGATTCCCGATTCCTTACCAATTGCATAATCTCAGTTTAGTCAAATACACCTAAACCATTATGCAAACAGTCTATGTATCAAAAGATAGTCACAATCCATTCGGaaaaacttatttcacataaacccaaaatcactagtttcaacaatgatcaaaatcagaatagcaagcacaatatttttgcattcaatttGATCCTAACTAGTTCAATATCCATCGAGCAAGATCAACTAAAAATTGATAATGTTTGGACATAGAAGCACAAGTTATCTTGATTAAAACGAGATAATCAAGATCTCAACTTTTCAACAATATGATTTACATATAATAATTCTTTAACAAGATCGACATGTATCATAATTCAGTCTAGTCCAAAAATCAATTGCAAAAATACTAATTGACGCTTCAAAATCTCAAACAATTCCAATCAACGGAAAACCCATAAgttgtcaaaatttcaaaattaatatCTTATGAACTTTGAGATCGCATCAGATATGAATTAAAGGATACATACCAATTAATCAGCAAATTTTCATTAAGAGCAGCGGAAGCAAACGAGAAACGAAAATTCCAGACCAAATCTTGCCAATTGATGAGTTCCACTATCACAGCGAAATAGAATGCATTCTTGCCAACAAGGCTTCACCAAAACAATTTATATCATTCCATACAAGGTATAAATACAAGAGCCTTCACATGTTTTCGGTTATACACTGCAAAGATTGACATTTATCGAATccaaattccaaactccacCTTTCATATATACGGCAACACTCCCAAAACATATTATATGTAGTCTAACCAAAACTGGGGATATGaattacactttttttttttttttttaataattcaaaacagaCCAATGCATTTAATTATATGTACCATAAATACAAACAATGGCATCCAAATTCCATTAGTTTAATATTAGAACCGCTTGGTCATTAAGCATACTTGCCCAGACAATATCAATTCATGGAGTTCTCGTGTAGTCAGATTGATTCCATTCCAAATTGATATTCATCATATATGTCCCAAAACAAACAGACAAAAGAGAACGTTAGGTGCTATATATGAACAAATTTTATCCTCCACCAAGACTAATTTAATCATAACCATAGactctttaatgaaaaataaagagTATACATAGACTAAATGCTACATTAACTTATTTATGCAGCAAAAGATGATTTCAGACATCCCACATAATTACAAGTTGGCAGCCATAGGGATTTCGAGTTTAATCATGCCCTCACAGTATGTAATTAAACAGGCATACTCGAAATAGCAAAATCCCTAATTCATTATGCTCAAACTCATCACACTATAATCATGCATATAAGAGAACAATTAACCATGCATGATACAATGAATTAAGTTACCTGAACGCATCATTGGATCCATATTCATCAACCCGATTGCAATTCCTCGGCTccaaataaatgaaacaaattaTCTATCAATGCTCGAGACCCAACCACGCGGATTTCTATCACTCCAAATTCCCATGGACCTCGCACCATTGCAGATTATCGAAGTGAATTGCCATTGTTACAGAGGCATCGATCCAAAATCATCGCCAAAGTTATCAGCCAGAATCCCGTCGGCACCAATTCCCAGAAAAAGACAATTCTCATTCAGATTtcaataaaacaaaagaaacaagatGAACTTTGTTCAATGGTTCTCATTCATAATACAAGTTTATTCATTACACTGATAAAACAAGGAGaattaataaaccaaaattATCTCAATCTACAAACATCATAACCAACTGCGGCAGAGGCAATACTAATGCAACTTAAATGTGACATTAGCTAGAAAAGAACGGTTTGGATTCAGCAATATTCAATTGCAGGTGTTATTTCAATATCGCTGTCAAATTCCAATATTTCTGATCTACAACTAATTATTTAAGCGGAGTTTGAAGAACATACCTTTAACATAATGTTAATGGGGTTGTCGTGATCAAGAGACAGACGAAGCAAAAACTTCTTAATCGTCGCAACTTTCAgtgaaagcaagaaagaaaagaaaaagaagaaacccAGATAGAAGAAACcgaaaacccagaaaataacggtcgaaaaatttaaaataaaaggaaaccTTCTAACAGCTCTTTCGccctttccctttttattttattttattttatttttttataaacggTGTCGTTTCTTATGCTCTTTCTGGGTTCAAAAACCGGGAATTTATGTGAAATTTGATCTTGAACAAGATTTATGATTTCAATGGTCAAAATTtaattggctctgataccacatgtaagattaacaggaatatatatatacctaaATTACTAATCACAAGTTTGCCAATTGAATCACCGTAAATCAAGAACAAACTAATTATTCACCATTAAACATGTTTATGGAAAACTGATGTATTTGCAGAAACACTAACCTGCAGAACCCGATATGGAAGACGAAGCCATCGCAGCTTGTTGATCTAATAACCTTCTCCTCTTTAGCAATCACAAGTGCTTTCCAAACAATAGGTATTTGGTACAAAAGAAGCAGACATTGCAAGAGCAGTGATtatgatcatatatatatatggtcgtTCTAATCATTCCCCTATTAGAATTCTTATAGAACTCGAACAAGTAATCCATATTACAAGTGACTCTTAAAAGATAAAGTACAGAGATAAATCCCTCAACAACAAGGACTTTGTAATTATAATCCTACAAGAAAAAGGATTTCACTAAGCTTATCAACATGACTATTCCATTCAAAAGATTTATACTACTCGGCTCTTTCAATTCATACTCATACTCTTACAGGGAATACACCCATAGGCTCTATTCCAATCAGACTGCCACCCCcgaattttttactttttataaaGGTTTGACTCCGCATTGGCGATCTGAGCCAGTGGACACGGGGCGATCTGATCCAGTGGACGTGGTTACTTTTGTCAGTAATCAGGACGAAAtgtattactttcttaaaaacgATAGCACTTCAACAAGGGTGGTGTTGAAGGATTCTGGGTTACTGCAACACCTCGGGTGGAACAATGCGCATAGAGAATGGAAGGAACTATGGTCTGGGCCAAAATATCGGTGTGACCTGTATGGAGAGTGCGGTGCCAACAGCAAATGTACCCCTGACAATGTCAATTTGTTTGCGTGTGAGTGTCTCCCAGGGTATGAACCGAAGTCTGTCAATGATTGGAAGATGAGAGATGGTTCGGACGGGTGTGTGAGTAAACGAGTTGCGGTATCAAAGTGTAGGAACGGAGAAGGGTTCATGAAATTGGCACGAGTTAAAGATCCAGACACAACCAAAGCAGCACGGCTGAAAAAAGGTATTAGTATCAAAGAGTGTGAGCAGGTGTGCTTAAGCAATTGTTCTTGCACTGCATATACGGTCATAGAATCTGAAGGGCGCAGTGATTGCTTGACATGGTATGGTGAGTTGCTGGACATTTTAGTGCGCACAGAGGTAGGGCAAGATCTACATGTACGTGTGGACAAAATCGAATTAGGTACCACTTCTTGCCATGGAAAAGTTGCATtataaatttttgaaatttgtggAACTTACTGTACTACtggttttgttattttttaatccTTTATCCCACTCTTATGTGTAGCTGAAAATTCCAGAAATTCGAAAGGTTTTCTTAGAAGGAGGGGTATGCTGGCTGTTCTGATGTTGTCTGTTGTTCTAGCATTGGTACTGATGGTTGCGTTGACCTGTTGGAGGATTAGGAAACAGAGGAAGACAAAAGGTAAGAAGTAGTCAGCGATTTTGAATTCTCGAACGGTTTCATCAAATAAAAGCACTCCACTTGTAATGCTTGTGCAGTTTGTAAATCATATCAAAGCACTGCCATTAGATAGAATCCATACGCACAAGCTCGATGTAAAACTTATATTTCTGTATCGTTTGTCAATGAAAATAGAACAGTGAGAAGAAAATGCAGACAGTGATTTCTTTTATTGTTAGCAGTTGAGATCGAAGAAACTAGGAGACATCCTGAATTGCAATTTTTCCATCTGAGAACGATAATTGCAGCTACGAACAACTTCTCTCAAGTCCAAAAACTTGGCCAAGGTGGTTTTGGCACTGTTTATAAGGTTAGTCCCACTTTCGAAGAGTTGCAAATTTCATTATTAAGGAATAATCACAACATAATAGCTTGACAAAATAAGTAATGATTATGTGGAAGCTTAATGATAAAACTGAATAAAAACTTCAGGGTGTGTTACGAAATAATCAGAATATTGCTGTAAAAAGATTATCCAGAGCTACAGGACAAGGAGTTGAAGAATTCAAAAATGAAGTTGCGTTGATAGCGAGACTTCAACACAGGAATCTTGTGAAACTTTTAGGCTGTTGCATAAAGGGAGAAGAAAGGATGTTAGTCCTGGAATACTTGCCGAACAAAAGCTTGGACTACTTTCTTTTCGGTATGTCCGTAGAGGAAAGATTCATTTGTTCACGCCATTTCTCAAACTATGAAGCATATCGTAGTCGAATATGTCACATTTATCTGCACAATTAAAGTCAAATATCTTGATGCAGATCACACAAAAAAGTCCTTGCTGGATTGGCAAAAGCGATTCGAAATCATCAATGGGGTTGCTCGTGGGGTTTTGTATCTTCACCAGGACTCAAGGCTTAGGATTATTCACCGGGATCTAAAAACCAGCAATGTCCTTCTCGACGCTGagatgaacccaaaaatttcagatTTCGGCATGGCAAGAATCTTCCATGGGGACCAACTCCAGGATACGACCAACAGAGTTGTCGGAACATAGTAAGAATCGCTATTAACTCACCTTCCATTAGCTCTTTCATCGCTTACTATTCTTTGGCTGTAAcgctttattttcttcatatgCATAATACAGTGGTTATATGTCACCGGAGTATGTAGTGTTTGGGAGATTTTCAGCCAAATCGGATGTTTTTAGTTTTGGGGTCATATTATTGGAGATTGTAAGCGGCAAGAAAATCAACAGTTTCTGTCAAGAGGATCATTTCATAAACTTATTAGGACATGTGAGTGGCACAAATTTTGCAAACAACCAACCCTTTTTATTTACTCATCCCATACGTGTTTAAAATTTACTGTCAACTACAGGTTTGGCAGTTGTGGAGTGAAGACAGAGCCTTAGAAATTGTGGATTCGTCACTGGAGTCATACGCACCCGACGAAGCCATGAGATGCATTCAAGTCGGGCTCTTGTGTGTCGAAGAAGAGCCGAAGAACAGACCATCCATGTCAACAGTTGTTTTTATGTTGAGCGGCGAAGCATCTGCTCCATCTCCTCAGCAGCCTGCATTTGCCTCGAGAAAAGATTCATGTAGCGATGCTGCTGTTCCATCAGTTTCCAAAGGATCGTGTTCTATCAACGACGTGACAATAACTAAATTCGAAGGTCGATAACTAAATTCTGATGTCGTCTGTGATAAAACATGGTCCTTCGGGAATTGAATCATATATGTTGAAATGAGACTTTAGTTATATAGGCCATTTCATACACTTTCGAATACCTCTTGGATGTATCTATTAATATAGAACTCTTTCCACCAGTTATGTCTCccaaatcaaaacgtttttaatattaattaaaaacttaatccgAAACTAAAATCAGTTAATATACGAATTAACATCACACCTATTGGAGACCTTGTGTTCCTCGATGTGGGACAATTGAGGCATAAAACTCCAACAGATTATTCTTTGACGAAACTGATTTGACTGTCAACATCCAAAGTCTCCTTGGTTTGAGTCGTGCTGCCAGGTGCCGGGTAAACTCTTCAAACAAGAAGCAGAAATCCGACAGAAAAACATAAACATCAGCGACAATTCTTCTGTCAAATTATGAAAGACACGGCCAGAGTCTCACTTTTAACAACACCGAcattgtttttaatttagttaCCACCAGCAGTTTGACAGGTGTGAAGTTTTATTATAAAATGTTGTGGTATTAGTTGGAATCAAACTAGCACGTGATAGTACGGGTCTGCTCGTTGCCTCTGATACCATATCAAATTATCATAGAGATGAGCCAAAGTCTCACTTCTAACAATACAGATATTGTTTCCAACTTATTAATTACCACTTGCACAGTCAGACCAGTGtgaagttttatcacaaaaaaagcTTCGGTATTAATTGGGATTCTTCAGGCCCGACAACTCCAGTAGTTTCAGGTACGTCGGAATGTAGTATGCAAACAAAcctgaaaaaaaaacagttgttTGGGTGGCGTGGCAAACAGAGACAACCCCATCAACGATAGTTCCGGAGTTGTAGAAATTCTGCTGCTGGGAACAATTCGATTTGGTCCACGAATGTGTGTCCATGTCCAAACCAGAAGCACTTTTGTAGCTCAGCTTTGAGGTTCTGGAAATTTTGTAGTACTACTTTAGTGGCCATTGATAGAGGActaatttctaatttatttgGATTGAATTCAGAATTTCAACGGGGTAAAAATGAGCCATATTCCACATGGCATGTCCTGAATTCGATTTCTAGTCTGGTGAATCGCACAATGACCAAAAAGAGGCTGAAATGCCTATGTGAGTCTTCCCGATCATGAAAGTACGGATTGCCGACGTAAAGCCGCCAGCTAAAGGACAAAATGGGTTGTGTACCACATGCTGGTATTATTATGATTTCTCCAagtcattaattaattaatcatacgTGGTTTTGGAGTAAACTGTCAGATTTCCTTTTGAACTTTCACTTAGTTTTCGATTTCCCTCCCACCGTTAGTTATCCATAAATTTCATCTAAATTAACGTTAACGTGCACAccacgtgactttcctttaagAGCAGAAGCGTCACTCCGTTGATCAAAAGCATTCATCCATTCACCGTTCAATTTGCTCTTCTCAATATCGCCTGTATTAAACATTTCCAAACCTAAACAACATTACAAGAAGCAAATCTAGAGAATGGGGATCAATCTAAGAAACCCCAGCAGCACATCATATGTACAATTACAATTTTACACCTGGGCAGTGAAGTCTTCATCACATAATTTACACCTTCCACGGCTGAAAACACAGCAATTACAAGGTGGAGCAGGAATCTAAAGCAATTCTACTTCCCGATGGTGACCACAGCAATCTTGAATGTAAAATGTTTTCCTTCCCGATGGCAAGGCATAACAATCCTTGTAGCCGAAGACATCAAATAGAAAGTCCGACTTCCAATCATAGCTGTGGCCACTTTCTGGAATGGCAAATGCCCGGCTTATTTAACTCGTGGATATTCACATGAAtctttacttttctataagcagcaGAGATCAGGGGATTTGATCGAGACAATAGGTGGCGGTTGTAGCTCAAAGAACGATTTTGCACCTTCTCCAAGGCTACCTATGCATATCGTATCACCTCGACCATGCCAGGTGCCATCTTGGACATTGTTCATCTCCAATGTTCTGGATTCCTGCTCATATTGTAAAAAtaccatccataagtttcaaaAAAATCAGATAACCAATCAAAATGAAAAGCTCCTGTCTACATTTACTTTTGACAATCATATCATAGGTTTAGGTTCTCGAAGGATAATCACCTGACATAATGCACAGCACGGGCAGATGAGATGGTAGATGCAATCATCCAAGGAACTATCACTACCCTGAAAATAACAGGCATTGCCCGCAACAATGTTAGGGTAATTTGTGTATAACCACGAAAACGATTAGAAGGCATGGATTAGAATAACCATAGATTCATGAAACAATTCATTACAATTGAAATGATCGATCATATAGCAGTAACAGCACCTTCTCCACGAGGAGGGAAAAGCAAACCATCTAAACTAGCACACCCACAGTTTCGGTATTTTTCTATACCTAATGTCGCTTTTCTCCATTGAATAACCATTTAAGTTATAAGACTTGAACATTGTTAACTGGAATTAGTAAGAGATAGTTTAACAAAGAGAGAAGGCTTACCCTGATGTTAAATTTCTTCTTTATCTGTGTTCGGAAGTACCCCAAATACGTTCCTAGTGAAATGCTGAAAGCAACCGCCAAATATAGAAAGCAGTGCTTCTTGGTGACAATGAAGGCAATGCCGTTGAGAAGGACAAGAACAACGAGGATCAAATGAAGAACTCCCTGCAAAATCACATACCGAAATTCAGCATCTATCTAAACCAGCCTTATTTACCCGAAAACCAAATCTTCGAATCCAAACGAGCTGAAAGCACACAGGTTGTTCAACAGCTACATCTAAAGCATCCTCAAATTCCCACTTCCACAGCTACCAAAACAATCACAAAAAAGATAGATGCAGAAACCTGTAACGAACAAGGACCGAAACCAGCTCGTCTCATGTTCTTCCCAAATCTATAGCATGGGCAACTGCAACATCAAAATACATGGCAAAAATTAGTCAAAGATTAGTCAAAGATTAGTCAAACTAAACAAGCAATTCAAATtctcaacaaaaataaataaaaaacacattGACCCAATCAATTTCTTTGACTACTTCTGTATAATTCAACGACAGGCAGAAAATATGTATCTTCAGCAACAAAATACGACACGAAAATGATTCGAAAAGTACATAGAAACCAAAG is from Malus sylvestris chromosome 5, drMalSylv7.2, whole genome shotgun sequence and encodes:
- the LOC126624344 gene encoding protein PLANT CADMIUM RESISTANCE 12-like, which encodes MGDLEKQETVLLKKAEETAEGEEKERLLEGSGMAVVDFDLLCSTVALQTQGKLAAKLQSFPRGEEDGDAGDLGGVFRMWEGEVLECFDDRRVALESLCCPCYRFGKNMRRAGFGPCSLQGVLHLILVVLVLLNGIAFIVTKKHCFLYLAVAFSISLGTYLGYFRTQIKKKFNIRGSDSSLDDCIYHLICPCCALCQESRTLEMNNVQDGTWHGRGDTICIGSLGEGAKSFFELQPPPIVSIKSPDLCCL